A window of the Sporosarcina sp. FSL K6-2383 genome harbors these coding sequences:
- a CDS encoding SprT family protein has protein sequence MKDTDLQKLIEDISIDVFGKPFLHLSRFNSRLRTTGGRYMLVDHSIEINPLVFQRYGMEELVGVIKHELCHYHLHIEGRGYRHRDVDFRELLKKTESPRFCKVLSEMNKKPPLVHLYKCVACELEYRRRRRMDVRKYRCGKCAGAIMEM, from the coding sequence ATGAAAGATACAGACTTACAGAAGTTGATAGAAGATATTTCTATCGATGTATTTGGAAAGCCATTCCTCCATCTATCTCGCTTTAATAGTAGGTTACGCACAACGGGTGGACGTTATATGTTGGTAGATCATTCGATTGAGATTAACCCCTTGGTATTTCAGAGATATGGAATGGAAGAATTAGTCGGCGTTATTAAACACGAACTATGTCATTATCATCTTCATATAGAGGGAAGGGGTTATCGCCACCGTGATGTTGATTTTAGGGAGTTGCTAAAGAAAACAGAGTCACCAAGGTTTTGTAAAGTGCTTTCTGAAATGAATAAGAAGCCTCCATTGGTGCATCTTTATAAATGTGTAGCATGTGAGTTAGAGTATCGGCGGAGAAGAAGGATGGACGTTCGGAAGTATAGATGTGGAAAATGCGCAGGGGCTATAATGGAGATGTAA
- a CDS encoding STAS domain-containing protein, whose protein sequence is MDLQVELLEENSVRRFKIVGEIDAFTATKLKESLASAEKVEDMQAELDLSEVEYVDSTGLGVFVGFYKAVKANGGHVKIVGVNSRLRRLFEITGLSEVMDIENEEGRDEDAGV, encoded by the coding sequence ATGGATTTGCAGGTAGAGTTATTAGAAGAGAACAGTGTTCGACGTTTTAAAATTGTTGGCGAAATTGATGCATTTACAGCTACAAAGTTAAAAGAATCCCTCGCGTCGGCTGAAAAAGTGGAGGATATGCAAGCTGAATTAGATCTATCCGAGGTGGAATATGTGGACAGTACCGGACTTGGCGTATTTGTCGGATTTTATAAAGCTGTGAAAGCTAACGGAGGGCATGTCAAAATCGTTGGTGTCAATTCTCGCCTTAGAAGGTTATTTGAAATTACAGGTTTAAGTGAAGTTATGGATATAGAAAATGAGGAAGGTAGGGACGAAGATGCAGGCGTATGA
- a CDS encoding STAS domain-containing protein, with the protein MNKYMVEGINQHMDDIIERWQMSMEKVEEERFFQFMPLQLIEKTSREFVELMTSNITDDDIVDEMKLNDFTEKVVRFGWSIKFVNKAIDNFSQITFNLLEEKGVITNSNLRPIMDLFTNWIRPLRGSIIQAYSTEWERTFSLQRIALQELSASLIPVFDKISVMPLVGTIDSERAKLIMENLLEGVVRQRAEVVLLDITGVPVVDTMVAHHIIQAADAVRLVGAKCILVGIRPEIAQTIVTLGINLNDFTTTSTLRRGMQEALRLTNRTIVEVDCS; encoded by the coding sequence ATGAATAAGTATATGGTAGAAGGTATAAATCAGCATATGGATGACATTATTGAACGATGGCAAATGAGTATGGAAAAAGTGGAAGAAGAGCGCTTTTTTCAGTTTATGCCTCTACAGCTCATCGAAAAAACAAGTAGGGAATTCGTGGAACTCATGACGTCAAATATTACAGATGACGATATTGTTGACGAAATGAAGTTAAATGATTTCACTGAAAAAGTAGTGCGTTTCGGTTGGTCTATTAAATTTGTGAACAAGGCAATTGATAATTTTTCGCAGATTACTTTTAATTTATTAGAAGAAAAAGGTGTTATTACAAATAGTAATTTACGTCCCATCATGGATCTGTTTACGAATTGGATCAGACCCCTGCGTGGAAGTATTATTCAAGCTTACTCTACAGAATGGGAACGTACATTTAGTTTACAAAGAATTGCTTTGCAGGAGTTATCTGCATCGCTGATTCCGGTCTTCGATAAAATATCAGTTATGCCATTAGTCGGAACGATTGATTCAGAACGTGCCAAGCTCATTATGGAGAACTTGTTGGAGGGAGTAGTAAGGCAAAGGGCAGAAGTTGTTCTTCTTGATATTACAGGTGTCCCAGTCGTCGATACAATGGTCGCCCATCATATTATTCAAGCAGCGGATGCGGTTAGGCTCGTCGGGGCAAAATGTATACTTGTCGGAATTCGACCGGAAATTGCACAGACGATTGTGACATTAGGTATCAATTTGAATGATTTCACGACTACGAGTACATTGAGGCGTGGGATGCAGGAGGCTCTGAGGTTGACGAACCGTACAATTGTGGAGGTTGATTGCTCATGA
- the rsbW gene encoding anti-sigma B factor RsbW, whose amino-acid sequence MQAYDYIEIRVPAKAQYVGVARLTISGLASRLGFTYDEIEDLKIASSEAITNAVQHAYKVNEEGEVVVGCALFEDRLEIMVADHGKSFNFEETKKSLGPYNEQEEVQFLREGGLGLYLMETLMDDVKVHHKEGVTVFMTKYLGGERGDDDVGRTVSS is encoded by the coding sequence ATGCAGGCGTATGACTATATTGAAATTAGAGTTCCGGCAAAAGCGCAGTATGTCGGTGTCGCTCGTCTAACGATATCAGGACTCGCAAGCCGGTTAGGTTTTACGTATGATGAAATTGAAGATTTGAAAATAGCTTCAAGTGAAGCGATTACAAATGCAGTTCAACATGCGTATAAGGTTAACGAGGAGGGGGAAGTTGTTGTTGGCTGCGCTCTTTTCGAAGATAGGTTAGAAATAATGGTTGCGGATCATGGGAAAAGTTTTAATTTTGAAGAAACGAAAAAGTCATTAGGGCCTTATAATGAACAGGAGGAAGTTCAATTTCTCCGGGAGGGCGGACTCGGTCTATACCTGATGGAAACACTTATGGATGATGTGAAAGTCCACCATAAGGAGGGCGTGACGGTCTTTATGACCAAATATCTCGGTGGAGAGCGGGGGGATGATGATGTCGGAAGAACAGTCTCCTCGTGA
- a CDS encoding anti-sigma regulatory factor, which translates to MGERSSVEIYTEWDIVAARQLGRNEAKKSGFGTVDQARITTAISELARNIYLYAGKGKIEIESLSVDGLSGITIIASDEGPGIPDIRIVMEDGFTTSGGLGAGMPGVRRLMDEFKLETELGVGTVITATKWLR; encoded by the coding sequence ATGGGGGAGCGGTCTTCTGTAGAGATATACACGGAGTGGGATATTGTTGCTGCTCGACAGCTCGGGCGGAATGAAGCAAAAAAGTCAGGATTCGGAACGGTCGATCAGGCGAGGATTACAACAGCAATAAGCGAATTAGCACGTAATATTTATTTATATGCAGGAAAAGGTAAAATTGAAATTGAAAGTCTTTCCGTAGATGGCTTATCCGGCATTACAATCATCGCATCTGACGAGGGACCTGGAATTCCTGACATACGTATAGTAATGGAGGATGGGTTTACGACTTCAGGAGGACTTGGCGCGGGGATGCCAGGTGTAAGGAGGCTTATGGACGAATTCAAATTAGAGACAGAACTCGGGGTGGGCACGGTAATTACCGCGACAAAATGGCTACGGTGA
- the sigB gene encoding RNA polymerase sigma factor SigB, whose amino-acid sequence MSEEQSPRESGTKEQVLLWIKQYQETEDQEAQTNLVLHYERLVQSIARKYSNGKPYHEDIAQVGMLGLLGAIRRYDPGFGRSFEAFAVPTIIGEIKRFLRDKTWAVHVPRRIKELGPRIKAAVEALTRELQRSPLVGEIAEYLDVDEELILEAMEMGRSYQALSMDRGLEADSEGGLVTLFDVVGETDAGFERIDQRMLVANALNVLSEREKQIIQYTYIEQLSQKEAGERLGISQMHVSRLQRKAIKKLQDAILAAGGVS is encoded by the coding sequence ATGTCGGAAGAACAGTCTCCTCGTGAATCCGGGACGAAGGAACAAGTTCTACTCTGGATTAAGCAATATCAGGAAACGGAAGATCAAGAAGCCCAAACAAATCTCGTCCTGCATTATGAGCGTTTGGTGCAATCGATTGCCAGAAAATATTCCAATGGCAAGCCCTATCATGAGGATATTGCGCAAGTAGGTATGCTCGGACTCCTAGGGGCTATTCGTCGCTATGATCCGGGATTCGGTAGAAGTTTCGAAGCATTCGCCGTTCCGACAATCATTGGGGAAATTAAGCGGTTTCTTCGGGATAAAACATGGGCAGTTCATGTCCCGAGACGAATAAAAGAGCTTGGACCGAGAATTAAAGCGGCTGTTGAAGCGTTAACAAGAGAATTACAACGCTCTCCCCTTGTCGGTGAAATTGCTGAATATCTAGATGTAGATGAAGAGCTAATCCTTGAAGCAATGGAAATGGGAAGAAGTTATCAGGCACTTTCTATGGATCGAGGATTGGAAGCAGATTCCGAAGGCGGGCTGGTGACTTTGTTCGATGTCGTTGGAGAAACTGATGCAGGCTTCGAAAGGATAGATCAACGTATGTTAGTTGCGAATGCGTTAAATGTACTTTCCGAACGTGAAAAACAGATTATCCAATATACATATATTGAACAATTAAGCCAAAAAGAAGCGGGAGAACGGCTTGGGATTTCCCAAATGCATGTCTCGAGATTACAACGAAAAGCTATCAAGAAGTTACAGGATGCAATTCTAGCGGCTGGTGGTGTGTCATAG
- a CDS encoding STAS domain-containing protein has translation MNKRIPILKLKDVLIVSVQWELDDQTAIQFQEDLLKKMHETTARGVVIDLTPIDFIDSFIAKVLGDVISMSGLMGAKVVITGIQPAVAITLIELGIRLEDVLTALDLENGLDKLQQELEA, from the coding sequence ATGAATAAGCGAATTCCAATTTTAAAATTAAAGGACGTTTTAATTGTTTCTGTCCAATGGGAACTTGATGATCAGACGGCTATTCAGTTTCAAGAGGATCTATTGAAAAAAATGCATGAGACGACGGCGCGAGGTGTGGTGATCGATTTGACACCGATTGACTTCATCGATTCATTCATCGCCAAAGTTTTAGGGGATGTGATTAGCATGTCAGGATTGATGGGAGCCAAAGTTGTTATTACAGGGATCCAGCCGGCCGTTGCTATTACGCTCATTGAACTTGGAATTCGTTTGGAGGACGTATTGACTGCGCTCGATCTCGAAAACGGATTGGACAAACTTCAACAAGAATTGGAGGCCTGA
- a CDS encoding PP2C family protein-serine/threonine phosphatase — translation MPQDIVKQYKEIMQQYIDRPNEEALYLGQKFSRKFIGQEIAPEEVISIHKIALTELYPDIQDELVNSFDYLIEMMIHYGLALREHQSLIRRQAEIQMEINVAVKVQDTLLKTKIPEVRELDIGFVTEPAKKMSGDYIYFLHDNYYETSVAVADVMGKGIPAALCMTMIKFGIDSLRNEDTSPQNVLDIVNRIVEKSVSDSMFISMFYGKYDARDASFTYGSAGHEPALLYKASTGTFTELGAKGLLLGVHADVLYEEKSVVLEEGDFIAMMTDGVTEVRTDTGFIDSEAIKSLLLEVKDEPAQVIADTMYNKLAGVQDFNLRDDFTIVIFKKKNN, via the coding sequence GTGCCTCAGGATATTGTGAAGCAATATAAAGAAATTATGCAGCAATATATCGATAGGCCAAATGAAGAGGCTCTTTATTTGGGTCAGAAATTTAGTAGGAAATTCATCGGGCAAGAAATAGCACCTGAAGAGGTCATCAGTATTCATAAAATTGCTCTGACTGAACTGTATCCGGATATACAGGATGAGCTGGTAAATTCATTTGATTATTTGATTGAAATGATGATTCACTATGGACTTGCTCTAAGAGAGCATCAAAGCTTAATCCGTAGGCAGGCAGAAATTCAGATGGAAATCAATGTTGCTGTGAAGGTGCAGGATACATTATTGAAGACGAAAATACCAGAAGTTCGAGAATTGGATATCGGCTTTGTAACAGAGCCGGCCAAAAAGATGAGTGGAGATTACATTTATTTTCTACATGATAATTACTATGAGACAAGTGTAGCGGTTGCTGATGTGATGGGGAAGGGAATTCCTGCAGCGCTTTGTATGACGATGATTAAGTTCGGGATTGACAGTTTACGTAACGAGGATACAAGTCCGCAAAATGTACTCGATATCGTCAATCGGATTGTGGAGAAAAGCGTATCTGATTCAATGTTCATCTCCATGTTTTATGGGAAGTATGATGCAAGAGATGCAAGTTTTACTTATGGTTCAGCTGGACATGAGCCAGCCCTCCTGTATAAGGCATCTACTGGGACATTTACGGAACTCGGTGCGAAGGGACTTCTGCTTGGCGTTCATGCAGATGTACTATATGAAGAAAAGTCAGTTGTGCTAGAAGAAGGTGATTTCATCGCTATGATGACGGACGGTGTAACAGAAGTACGTACGGATACTGGTTTTATAGACAGTGAAGCGATTAAATCGTTATTGTTAGAAGTGAAGGACGAGCCTGCTCAAGTGATTGCAGATACAATGTACAATAAGCTTGCAGGGGTACAGGATTTTAATTTGCGGGATGATTTTACAATTGTAATTTTCAAAAAAAAGAATAATTAA
- a CDS encoding type II toxin-antitoxin system PemK/MazF family toxin produces the protein MAIKRGDVFFADLSPVVGSEQGGTRPVLVIQNDIGNRFSPTVIIAAITAQIQKAKLPTHVEIDATRYGFERDSVILLEQVRTIDKSRLTDKITQLDDFLMEQVDEALEVSFGLVKF, from the coding sequence TTGGCAATAAAACGTGGAGACGTCTTTTTTGCAGATCTGTCGCCTGTCGTCGGTTCTGAACAGGGAGGTACAAGACCGGTTCTTGTTATTCAAAATGATATAGGCAACCGGTTTAGTCCGACAGTCATTATTGCGGCAATTACCGCACAGATACAAAAAGCAAAATTGCCTACACATGTTGAAATTGATGCGACGCGCTATGGCTTCGAGCGGGATTCAGTTATCCTGCTCGAACAAGTTCGCACAATCGACAAGTCAAGGCTTACCGATAAGATTACGCAACTAGATGATTTTTTGATGGAACAGGTCGATGAAGCACTTGAAGTGAGCTTCGGTCTCGTCAAATTCTGA
- a CDS encoding outer membrane lipoprotein carrier protein LolA, translating to MRSRIVALLLVVVMVLLAACGTPSKEDIAKKLSGKWNDTKGYELKATMEIKTGAEPRIYDVVVWYTKPAFYRVNVSQAGSEDSQMIVRNEEGVFVVTPSLGKTYKFQSDWPAQNSQAYLIGALSDDIKTDKNATMTEKEKMYIFETATRNNHKKVLPTQRIHVDKKTLLPTYVSVLDENKEEKIRITFQQITLGKERKAADYAVDLDGTNIEKEQSPEDGKKTGFQTYYPTVDWEGTTLDEEQMETANGTRSFMTISGSKEFIIVQEPATLPDKKIAVSIEGDPVDLGFAVAALTDNSIRWESNGISFFIASETLTKDEMIEVALSMEAEGMK from the coding sequence ATGCGTAGCCGGATAGTTGCTCTGTTGTTAGTTGTAGTTATGGTACTCCTTGCGGCATGTGGAACACCATCGAAAGAGGATATTGCGAAAAAGCTCAGTGGTAAGTGGAATGATACGAAAGGGTACGAACTAAAGGCGACTATGGAGATTAAAACAGGGGCAGAACCGCGTATCTATGATGTTGTTGTCTGGTATACAAAGCCTGCTTTCTATCGTGTGAATGTTAGTCAAGCAGGCAGTGAAGATTCACAGATGATTGTGCGCAACGAAGAAGGGGTATTTGTAGTCACGCCATCACTCGGCAAAACGTACAAATTCCAAAGTGATTGGCCTGCGCAAAATAGTCAAGCGTATTTAATCGGTGCGTTGTCTGATGATATTAAGACGGATAAAAATGCGACGATGACTGAAAAAGAAAAAATGTATATCTTTGAAACAGCGACTCGCAATAATCATAAAAAAGTTTTGCCGACGCAACGAATTCATGTCGACAAAAAAACATTGCTGCCAACCTATGTATCCGTGTTGGATGAAAACAAAGAAGAAAAAATCCGCATCACTTTCCAACAGATTACGCTTGGGAAAGAACGTAAAGCTGCGGACTATGCGGTGGATTTAGATGGTACGAATATTGAAAAAGAACAAAGCCCGGAAGACGGTAAGAAAACAGGTTTCCAAACTTATTACCCAACGGTCGATTGGGAAGGTACCACGTTGGATGAAGAGCAAATGGAAACGGCGAATGGCACAAGGTCCTTCATGACAATTAGTGGAAGTAAAGAATTCATCATTGTTCAGGAACCGGCAACGTTACCTGACAAAAAAATAGCTGTCTCTATTGAAGGTGATCCTGTTGACCTTGGATTTGCGGTTGCGGCTCTAACTGACAACTCAATTCGTTGGGAAAGTAATGGTATCTCATTTTTCATAGCATCTGAAACGTTAACAAAAGATGAAATGATTGAGGTAGCTTTGTCGATGGAAGCAGAAGGTATGAAATAA
- a CDS encoding PP2C family serine/threonine-protein phosphatase, whose amino-acid sequence MESILTEHVEVYVYQAVKRGNRECGDTYFVQAEEDYFICAIADGLGSGPIARQSAQIIPKVLGEFHSETIDELLSRCNEYMVQKRGAAVAIMKIDHNRKTIQYSCVGNVRLYILHNRTKMIYPLPVMGYLSGRPQKLKTQQYDYQAGDIFFLHSDGVTLNSPKAILKDSSGACELSRNVLQSIDDGDDATFIAGSLLL is encoded by the coding sequence GTGGAATCTATTTTAACTGAACATGTTGAAGTCTATGTTTATCAGGCGGTGAAACGGGGAAATCGGGAATGTGGTGATACGTACTTCGTGCAGGCTGAGGAGGATTATTTCATTTGCGCAATTGCGGATGGGCTAGGGAGTGGACCGATTGCTCGCCAATCAGCACAAATCATTCCGAAGGTATTGGGCGAATTTCATTCTGAAACGATTGATGAATTGCTAAGCCGTTGTAATGAGTATATGGTGCAAAAACGTGGTGCCGCTGTAGCGATTATGAAGATAGACCATAACCGGAAAACGATACAATACAGTTGTGTGGGGAATGTCCGATTATATATTCTGCACAACAGAACAAAGATGATTTATCCTTTGCCTGTTATGGGTTATCTGTCGGGTAGACCTCAAAAGTTAAAAACGCAACAATACGATTACCAGGCGGGAGATATATTTTTCCTTCATTCAGACGGGGTCACGTTAAACAGCCCGAAGGCTATCTTGAAGGACAGCTCAGGGGCCTGCGAATTGTCTCGGAATGTATTGCAATCCATTGACGATGGCGACGACGCCACCTTTATAGCAGGAAGCCTACTTCTATGA
- a CDS encoding Tex family protein, with the protein MKATADKAAVSIHQTEKVIALLDQGNTVPFIARYRKEETGSLDEVQIKAIEDAYSYVKGLEQRKEEVIRLIDEQGKLDDNLRKLIEGATVLQRIEDLYRPFKQKRRTRAMIAIEAGLEPLANQLLEYSTAVPEEMAVPFVNEEAGVNTVEEALAGARDIIAERFADDATIRENIRKLTWNNGLIVSVLRKGAEDERNVFGNYYEYEEPLKKIVPHRVLALNRGEKEEVLRVGISFPTVQIIGGLERELIRKAHVPVAAQVKEAIEDAFKRLIAPSIEREIRTALTEKAEEQAIHVFSENLKSLLLQPPLKGKVVLGVDPAFRSGCKLAVVDETGKLLEISVVYPHPPKPEKEKSKRIILELLKKYPVSIIAIGNGTASRESELFIVECIKEAAAGVSYVIVNEAGASVYSASAKAREEFPDLQVEQRSAVSIARRLQDPLSELVKIDPGSVGVGQYQHDVAKKRLSESLTFVVETAVNRVGVDVNTASSSLLQYVAGLSKVVAENIVKSREENGLFTKRNQLKKVPRLGAKTYEQAIGFLRVPGAADPFDSTGIHPESYALAERVLEEVGLGKKVLGKQETAEALADLDIKTLATKLDVGEVTLKDIIDTLQRPNRDPRDDFPQPLLKADVLDMKDLYQGLEMQGTVRNVVDFGAFIDIGVKEDGLVHISKLKKGYVKHPLDVVSSGDIVTVWVEGVDKAKGRISLTMLPPVKK; encoded by the coding sequence ATTAAAGCGACGGCTGACAAAGCAGCTGTTAGTATCCATCAAACTGAAAAAGTGATTGCGTTACTTGATCAAGGGAACACGGTTCCGTTCATTGCTAGGTATCGAAAAGAGGAAACAGGTTCGCTCGATGAAGTTCAGATAAAAGCAATTGAAGATGCTTATAGTTATGTCAAAGGTCTTGAGCAACGAAAAGAAGAAGTGATTCGACTTATTGATGAGCAAGGTAAACTAGATGATAACTTAAGAAAATTGATTGAAGGAGCTACTGTGCTCCAGCGTATTGAAGACTTGTACCGACCGTTTAAACAGAAAAGGCGGACGCGTGCAATGATTGCAATTGAAGCTGGACTGGAACCACTGGCTAATCAGCTGTTAGAATACTCGACGGCTGTGCCGGAAGAAATGGCAGTACCTTTTGTTAATGAAGAAGCGGGTGTAAACACTGTTGAAGAGGCGCTCGCGGGTGCGCGTGATATTATTGCCGAGCGTTTTGCGGACGATGCTACCATTCGGGAGAATATCCGTAAGCTGACATGGAATAATGGTTTGATTGTATCCGTGCTACGAAAAGGTGCGGAAGATGAGCGTAATGTATTTGGCAATTACTATGAATACGAAGAGCCGCTAAAGAAAATTGTGCCACACCGTGTGCTTGCCTTGAACCGTGGTGAAAAGGAAGAAGTGTTACGAGTCGGTATATCCTTCCCAACGGTACAAATTATTGGGGGACTTGAACGTGAATTGATTCGTAAAGCGCATGTGCCGGTAGCGGCGCAAGTGAAAGAAGCGATTGAGGATGCGTTTAAACGATTGATAGCTCCTTCTATTGAAAGAGAAATTAGGACGGCGCTGACTGAAAAGGCGGAAGAACAAGCTATTCATGTGTTTTCGGAAAACTTGAAGAGTCTTTTGCTGCAGCCTCCTTTGAAAGGGAAAGTGGTGCTAGGTGTGGATCCGGCCTTCCGTTCAGGCTGTAAACTCGCGGTTGTCGATGAAACAGGAAAGCTGCTTGAAATATCAGTCGTGTACCCACATCCACCAAAACCTGAAAAAGAAAAGTCGAAGCGTATCATTTTGGAATTACTTAAAAAGTACCCAGTTTCTATTATTGCGATTGGTAACGGAACAGCTTCGCGCGAATCAGAGTTGTTCATTGTTGAGTGTATAAAAGAGGCGGCGGCAGGCGTTTCCTATGTCATTGTCAATGAAGCAGGTGCAAGTGTGTACTCAGCTTCGGCTAAGGCGCGGGAAGAGTTTCCTGATTTACAAGTTGAACAGCGAAGTGCAGTGTCAATCGCGCGGCGTTTGCAAGATCCATTGTCAGAACTGGTGAAGATTGATCCAGGTTCTGTTGGGGTTGGGCAATATCAGCATGATGTAGCTAAAAAACGCTTATCGGAATCATTAACGTTTGTTGTTGAAACGGCCGTGAACCGAGTGGGTGTAGATGTAAACACAGCTTCCTCCTCATTGCTTCAATATGTTGCGGGTTTATCGAAGGTCGTGGCAGAAAATATTGTGAAGTCTCGTGAAGAGAATGGTTTATTTACGAAGCGCAACCAATTGAAAAAAGTGCCACGTCTTGGAGCGAAAACTTATGAGCAGGCGATTGGCTTCCTTCGCGTACCTGGTGCGGCAGATCCTTTTGACTCGACTGGAATTCATCCGGAAAGTTATGCATTGGCGGAGCGAGTATTAGAAGAGGTTGGATTAGGGAAAAAGGTACTTGGTAAGCAAGAAACGGCGGAGGCATTAGCCGATCTTGATATTAAGACGCTGGCAACGAAGTTAGATGTTGGAGAAGTGACACTGAAGGATATTATTGACACCCTTCAAAGACCGAATAGAGATCCGCGTGATGATTTTCCACAGCCGTTACTAAAAGCAGACGTACTTGATATGAAGGATCTGTATCAAGGTCTTGAAATGCAAGGAACCGTTAGGAATGTTGTCGACTTCGGTGCATTCATAGATATAGGGGTAAAGGAAGATGGGCTTGTGCATATTTCGAAATTGAAAAAAGGCTATGTGAAGCACCCTTTAGATGTAGTATCGTCGGGTGATATTGTTACAGTATGGGTAGAGGGAGTAGACAAGGCAAAAGGTAGAATTTCACTAACGATGCTACCGCCCGTAAAAAAATAA
- the alr gene encoding alanine racemase, protein MKNSVHYRPTQVTINLEAIKANIRNLIQYIERSTSVIAVVKANGYGHGDVEVAIAAFEAGVQMVSVATPDEAVRLRMAGISGDILVMGPSPTSFAAKAAELGVIITVSAAEWLQAVLDYEEKMSKPLKIHVKIDSGMGRIGLRDAAALQAILSIVEHTEDVQLDGIFTHFSCADEGNQGRTEKQFAMFRELVQTLPEKPRLVHASNSAAALLYHDYGLDAVRFGIGLYGIASSDYVARNLPFPLERSLQMESELVHVKYVETGTPISYGGTYETTEGEWIGTIPIGYADGLRRGLRGQDVLIGGERATLVGTICMDQCMVKLAHEMPIGEKVTLIGRQGQEEITMEEWAERLGTIPYEIAVSIAERIPRIYIGKDGQPI, encoded by the coding sequence ATGAAAAACTCTGTTCATTATCGTCCAACGCAAGTAACGATAAATCTGGAAGCTATCAAGGCGAATATCCGGAACTTGATACAGTATATAGAAAGATCGACTTCAGTGATTGCGGTTGTGAAAGCAAATGGCTATGGACATGGAGATGTGGAAGTGGCCATTGCTGCTTTTGAAGCAGGTGTTCAAATGGTTTCGGTTGCGACGCCGGATGAAGCGGTGCGGCTGCGAATGGCAGGCATCAGTGGAGATATCCTTGTTATGGGACCGTCTCCCACTAGCTTTGCTGCAAAAGCAGCTGAACTTGGCGTCATCATCACCGTTTCTGCAGCGGAGTGGTTGCAGGCGGTACTGGACTACGAAGAAAAAATGAGTAAACCGTTAAAAATTCATGTAAAAATTGATAGCGGTATGGGTAGAATTGGGCTACGGGATGCAGCGGCCCTCCAGGCGATTTTGTCGATTGTCGAGCATACTGAAGATGTGCAATTAGATGGCATCTTCACACATTTTTCCTGTGCGGACGAAGGGAATCAGGGGAGAACTGAAAAGCAGTTTGCGATGTTTAGGGAGCTGGTACAAACATTACCAGAAAAACCACGACTTGTTCATGCGTCGAACAGTGCGGCTGCCCTCCTTTATCACGATTATGGATTGGATGCAGTTCGTTTTGGGATTGGCCTTTATGGCATTGCATCCTCAGACTATGTGGCAAGAAATTTACCGTTTCCTCTTGAAAGATCCTTACAAATGGAAAGTGAGCTCGTCCATGTCAAATATGTAGAGACTGGGACTCCGATTAGTTATGGAGGTACCTATGAAACGACTGAGGGTGAGTGGATTGGTACCATTCCGATTGGTTATGCAGATGGTTTACGGCGTGGCTTGCGAGGACAGGATGTTCTCATTGGTGGAGAGCGAGCAACACTTGTCGGTACAATTTGTATGGATCAATGTATGGTGAAATTAGCACATGAAATGCCGATTGGTGAAAAAGTTACACTAATTGGTCGCCAAGGGCAAGAGGAAATTACGATGGAAGAGTGGGCGGAACGACTCGGCACCATTCCATATGAAATTGCTGTTTCGATTGCGGAACGGATTCCGAGAATATATATTGGGAAAGATGGACAGCCTATCTAA
- a CDS encoding transcriptional regulator translates to MLTLRANKNMKEIIVKIPKRMLNENEHTVVHQEPGREDFVYISTKRYVTDYESATIREEMMKGYVEMSQINLKIATECLHVEFEAQHTVERLVSGG, encoded by the coding sequence GTGCTGACGTTGCGTGCAAATAAAAACATGAAAGAAATCATTGTTAAGATTCCAAAACGGATGCTGAATGAAAATGAACATACGGTCGTCCATCAGGAGCCGGGTCGTGAAGATTTCGTTTATATTTCGACAAAACGATACGTAACCGACTATGAATCGGCTACGATTAGAGAAGAAATGATGAAGGGTTACGTCGAAATGTCACAAATCAACCTGAAAATCGCCACAGAATGCTTGCATGTGGAGTTTGAAGCCCAGCATACGGTGGAACGTCTCGTAAGCGGAGGATGA